In the Anoplopoma fimbria isolate UVic2021 breed Golden Eagle Sablefish chromosome 7, Afim_UVic_2022, whole genome shotgun sequence genome, one interval contains:
- the chrnb1l gene encoding cholinergic receptor, nicotinic, beta 1 (muscle) like: MTVMIEQMKMRMKVFIIVCSSLCFTFTGASEIERRLHQKLFENYNMKVRPAPYWEEKVMVRVGMTLSQLVSLNEKNEEMTTNVFMNLAWIDYRLSWNPKDYDDIEVLRIPPNKVWRPDIYLINNNDGQFDVALYVNVLVYSDGTVNWLPPAIYRSSCSIEVSYFPFDWQNCSMVFRSYTYDASEVELQYFLDDEGKEIQEIVIDENAFTENGEWAICHKPSRKNIKEDLYEDITFYLIIQRKPLFYIVNIIVPCILTSVLAIFVFYLPPGAGEKMTLSISVLIALTVFMLLLADRVPETSLGIPIIVNYVMFTMILVTFSVILSVVVLNLHHRTPSTHIMPNWVRKVFIHFLPKYIGMERPNPEEPLLEEESSDDSPLRSFNGRQPGGEYFFRKINPDLVIPWRGRCESTVQLQRLPDTDSYCLILPPNLKSAISAVTYMAEQLKKQDTGDTMTGDWQFIALVVDRLFLWLFVIITTLGTLAMFLDASFNYTPDDPFP, from the exons ATGACTGTCATGATTGAAcaaatgaagatgaggatgaaggtATTTATCATCGTATGCAGCAGcctttgtttcacttttactg GAGCCTCAGAAATAGAGCGGCGGCTCCATCAAAAGCTGTTTGAGAACTACAACATGAAAGTCAGACCAGCTCCTTACTGGGAGGAGAAGGTGATGGTTCGAGTGGGGATGACCCTCTCTCAGCTCGTCAGCCTg AACGAGAAGAACGAAGAGATGACGACCAACGTGTTCATGAACCTG GCATGGATAGACTACAGGTTGTCATGGAACCCAAAGGACTATGACGACATTGAAGTTTTGAGGATTCCTCCCAACAAGGTGTGGCGTCCTGACATCTACCTCATAAACAA TAATGACGGTCAGTTTGACGTGGCTCTGTACGTCAACGTCTTGGTCTACAGTGATGGGACAGTCAACTGGCTTCCACCAGCCATCTACCGCAGCTCCTGCTCTATAGAG GTGTCGTACTTCCCATTTGACTGGCAGAACTGCAGCATGGTTTTCCGCTCGTACACCTATGACGCCTCTGAGGTGGAACTGCAGTACTTTCTGGATGATGAGGGCAAAGAGATTCAAGAGATTGTTATAGATGAGAACGCTTTCACTG AAAACGGAGAATGGGCCATCTGTCACAAACCCTCCAGAAAGAACATTAAGGAGGACCTGTATGAGGACATCACCTTCTACCTCATCATACAGAGGAAGCCTCTTTTCTACATCGTCAACATCATCGTGCCCTGCATCCTCACCAGCGTGTTGGCTATATTTGTCTTCTACTTGCCTCCTGGAGCAG GAGAGAAGATGACTCTCTCCATTTCCGTCCTCATCGCTCTGACTGTTTTCATGCTTCTGCTGGCTGACAGGGTCCCAGAGACTTCCCTTGGCATCCCAATTATTGTCAACTACGTCATGTTCACCATGATTCTGGTCACTTTCTCTGTCATCCTAAGCGTAGTTGTCCTCAATCTGCACCACAGAACGCCCAGCACACATATCATGCCAAACTGGGTTCGAAAG GTATTCATTCACTTCCTGCCCAAGTACATCGGCATGGAGAGGCCAAACCCAGAGGAGCCTCTGTTGGAGGAGGAGTCTAGTGATGACTCGCCCCTCCGAAGCTTCAATGGCAGGCAGCCTGGAGGAGAGTACTTCTTTCGAAAGATTAACCCTGATCTCGTCATACCCTGGAGAGGCAG ATGTGAGAGCACAGTGCAGCTCCAGCGGCTCCCGGACACTGACAGCTACTGTCTGATCCTCCCTCCCAACCTGAAGTCAGCCATCTCTGCCGTGACATACATGGCCGAGCAGCTGAAGAAGCAGGACACGGGTGACACA ATGACAGGGGACTGGCAGTTCATCGCCCTGGTGGTGGACCGTCTCTTCCTGTGGTTGTTTGTCATCATCACCACTCTGGGCACCCTGGCCATGTTCTTGGACGCCAGTTTCAACTATACACCCGACGACCCCTTCCCTTAG